tcgttgaaatcggttgagaaatttagacgttatagtgctttttatccagaaaaacggcagcttCCCCGTTCACTTGCATGTGTTTACGGGCCAGTCTTGCCTGGTCCAATTTGGCGCCACGTTGACGTACAACCCAGGAGTCAATGCaacgtctatgtatatatgtctatggtgATGATGGCGACAGCACAGAAGACcagaaacgctgaccaatcagagcagaccggGCTTTTtaaggagggggtcttaaagagacaggcgctaaaacggagcgtttcagacagtggCTGAATAAAGGCATATatagacagacagtatgagagaaataaagtgttttttgagcattaaagcatgtaaacatgttttagtagaaacccaaaatacaagtatgaacctgaaattgaacataatatgtctcctttaatttCAGATGGACTTTAAGTGTTTAGAGAAGTCCTTTACAACTTGCATTATGTGAAAAGACAAATCAGCAATTATCTAGcaaatgtcatgtttttaaaAGGTCTGAATTCCTTATTTAAAGCCTCTGTGGGAGAACCACAAATGAAATCGGAAGGATTTCTTTTATGATCTCGTACTGGGCTGCGAAACCTAAATAAACAGGTCTGAGGCTATCTGCCGGCGGTCAGGTAGATATCTTACATTAGCTTCGGTGCTTTATTAATTGAACTCTTGCTGTGTAATCCCATTAAAGTCTCACCTGGTTGAGTTTGCAGGGCACCTCGGGATACTCCTCTCGTAGTACCTGGCAGAAGGCCAGGGTGCTGGCAGCTCCTACTGTCAGAAAGCCAGTACCAGGCATCAGCAGCTTCTCACCTGCTCCTCCTGTggcacagagcagcagagggcATACAACTATATCAATACACAGCTGGGCAGAGTGTGCTGGGGTTGTGGTTGAGGTGACTAGAGGCCACAACACACTCCTACTTATTGACTATGAAAAattgttcttgttttttgtcGGAGAAAGAAGTAaaaattagtattatttatgTTGTTATGAAGACTTAAATTGGCAACACTTTTTTGGCATcagtgggcaaaaattccataataacctttcagcatattgtaacttGAGTGTTCTgatagaaaactagacttctgcacctcctcatggctcgtgtgcgtggaggcataaaaaaatatggcgGTTGTCCCCAGGTGGCCTTAACATATGCTACCTGCTTATTATTAGTAGCCTAAACTATACTGGCTATGGATTGCCCCCTCACTCTGCATCTTTGTATCTGGCTTCTGTATGTAGAaaaaccaaacagcagttcAGTTCTCTCAGTGTTTCTCACCTCCTATACCACATTACACACACTTGACAGAGGCTCTGCTATTAGTAGAAATAACTTGCTAAAGGAGTCACCTGTTATGAAGGTGTAGGTACAGTTGGAGTCGTCCCTCACCAGGGGGAAGAAGGCCTTCCATGACACAAAGGTGCTGAAAAGTAATGTCTCAATTACCTGGAGAGTTGATGGGAGATGAAAAGAATCAGAATTTCATTCTTGCAACAGAGGAAAAGCTTCTGCAACAACATTCAGACACGATGTCACAGGAGAACCAGGACATGCTTATCACAACTACTAAGACTACTCTTACAACTGTCATTACTGTCACCAGTATAACTATTACAAgtaataaaatgtgaatatgcTTTCCTGAATATAAGAAAAATCAATGTTTAATCAAATAGCGGTCTCATGTATTGGtctaacccaggggtcagcaacctgcggctccggagccacatgtggctctttagcccctctccagtggctccctgtggatttttaaaaatggaagtgaataactgttttttgtttacaattttatttttatttatcattgttgtaggtctatggtacaacggtacgacggagtatcggggggaaaaaaattaatctgagatttcgagaataaagtcgtaatattttgagaataaagtcataggtttacgagaaaaaaagtcgtaatagtatgaaaataaagtcataatattttaaagtagtaattttatgtgttattttctgtttttctcgttaagttatgacttttttcttgtaatattccgacttttttcacgtaaagctatgactttattctcataatattccgactttttttaacgtaaagttatgactttattctcgtaatattacgactttttttcccgaaaagttatgactttattctcgtaatattacgacttttttctcataaatttatgactttattcttgtaatattccggtgttttttctcgtaaagttatgactttttcctcgtaatattatgactttattctcataatactacgacttttttctcgtaatattacgactttattctggaaatctcagattttttcccctcaatgtggccctaatactccgtaatacatttgcacattggtcctcactgcattaaacttatatactatatacttagactaaactgtgttaccttcatcacaatgctcaaatgttttgcggctccagacagattttttatttatttttttgcctaaaatggctcttttgatagaaAAGTTTGATGACCCCTGGTCTAGCCGATGTCTGGTTTATGTTTGAGTGCTCACCCAGTGTAGTTCTTTGAGAGACTGGGTGTGTGGGGGTCCTCCCTGCCACCAACTGAAGCCCAGAGAGGAGACGATGTCCGTAACCTTCCCCACCGCCTTCAGCAGGGCCTGCTTCGCCTGCTCTGCTCCCTCCTCAGACCCTGGAACAGAGAGAAGAATTCAGGAGAAGAAAGGCTTGTCCAGTGGTGGTCCAGCTAGACTGTAAGTAGAAAGGCCTTCAAAACAGCATTTTAGATCAATATGTGTGACTATGGTTCGACTAATATAGGGTTTTAAAGGCTgattttgattgtttttgctCTAAGCTGCTATATTTTGCCAATAGAATTTGGAGTATGATATATAACAAGTTTGGCGACCCCCTGACCTCACTGTTTCCTCTTGACATATTATGTCAAGGTAAGGTCATTAGgttcagaagtctagttatctctcagaacactcgaatcacaatatgctgaaaggttatcatggaatttttgcccaatgatgccaaaaacttgtcgcctactgaagctttaaatataaGGATGTCAAAATTATCATTGTGAGAATGTTAGTATGCTGATGTTTGCAAAGTACAGCCTCGCAGAACATGACTTTAGTCTCTACACTTGTTTTACTACTGGTACTGTGCTAATGTAATGCATAGTAAAATCATCTTTATTTTTCATACAATTGGATCCATCAATTTTGTATTGATGTAATGAACTTTGCAATGCAGCCATGATACAGTGTGTTGCCATATCCATTACAGTCTCACACGAGGGCAATTTGAAATagtgaagcctctcagtgagacTGGTGTGAAATTCAAAATAGATgatgtttatatctctgttagagGAGCTCGAGAGGACAGCAGGGCTTCAAATAGATGGAGAAGAGCAAACAACCCCCACCTCTCCACTCACAGAAGTGACTGGTGGGTTcagtggatgaatggatagatGACAAACAGCTTTATATGAATGGGAGGATGCGTATAACCCAACTTACCCACATTCCCCACTATAGTGGTGAGGTTATCCTTTGTGCTGGGAGAGACCAATGATTGGAGCCTCTCCAGACGGCTGCTGTCCCTGGCGATCACTGCGACTTTGAAaccttgacacacacacagcagatacTACATTAATCTActgtgcagacagacagaaccaTCACCTTTAACACATACACATAGAGTAATCCCTTTCACATGAAAATGAACATTCACTAATAGGCCTACATTGTCCAAATCTGTTTATCAAGGTCATCAGAGGGGTAAACACCACAGAGCAGCAGATGGTACATTTCTTCTCAATTCAAGCAGCAAAGCTATGGACGTGCATGGTAAATCCCAAACCAGTGCACTCTCATCACATGCAGCATCCTGCACTGTCTCCGCCGCTGGTTCATGCAGAGGCAGCAGATCACAATGAATAAGACAAATAGATTGCAGCTTTGGGACTGAAACAGCCTCTAAACAGGGATGAAGATAGTAAAACCAAAATTACACTCAACTACCTCCAACCATAACatgtaatttataaaaaaaagaagaagaaaaaagatgaTGATAATACAGAGTCTGAAACCAGAGCTTGGATCAAttaatatagatagatagatagaaagctttattgtcattgtattaaatacaacgagattcacagttgccacttctggtcagtgctttaaaataaacaatacttgacaagactaaaggaggcagataaaacatataacaggtaaaacacacatagttataaagcaaatacaacaggtaaagtagatgtaataaatgaatataaacagaagtgttaaaCTAGAagcattaaatataaaaatagataaaaatagACGTAATGTAATATCAGAGTGTATGGGACTTTGTTGATCAAGCCACCAGCAGGAACATCAAACCAAAAAGCACAAGTTATCATAAACTCACAACACAcacttaaaacacaaatattaaacattatttaaaagttagATTTCGAGAATCCAACCGGCACATTACGCACCAGGATGTACAGCAAAGCAAATACCTGATTATTGGATCTGTTCCGGATTATAGGAACAATTTACAACTTTACGCACGCAGATAGACGTCGGATTAAAAGTCAGTCATCTTACAATTCAAAGCCAGAAAATGCTCATAAAGTACTAAAATACCATACAAATATAGTTTATCATGATGGAATTCTCCCTGCGTAAAATCCACCAGTCACCTGTGCGTAAAACTGTTTAGACAGTCTCCAAATGAATTCGGATGTCAGAGTAATAACTTCATCTGCTTCAAAGACTATAGTGTGAGCATTTTTGGTAAACAGCCTCTTAGCAGTAGAAAGGTTTCCTCTGTTTCTCCAGGTGGCCCCTGGGCAGCTTACCTTTGTCCAGCAGACCTTTAACTATCCCAGAGCCCACTGTGCCTGCTCCTCCTAGAGCCAACACAACCCGGTCCGAGTTAGACATGCTGGCTGCAGCTGCACAGGCCtgctggaggatggaggatggaggatgacTTTGCGTGtgcgagagagtgtgtgtgtgtgtgtgtgtgtgtgtgtgctggaagTGAAGCTCCTGACTTGTGCAGAGCATCTTGGCCAACCCAGGATGCTTTAAACTAAACTCAGGGGCCACAGTTCCGCCCTTCTACCGGTGTCACTGAAGCCACGCCTGCAGCTCAACAAAACAGGCtcactactgtgtgtgtgtgtgtgtgtgtgtgtgtgtttactcgCTTATTAGAACTGACTTTAACGACAATGCAATCACGTTGAGGCCAGCAGAGCGCTTCAAAGATGAAATGCTGCCATCTAGCGGATGATGCGCTTTTCGACAATATGAGAAAGCTGGTATAAACTCCATACAGGCAAAttggtatttttttattgattaaagtggcagtaggcagtatatttttggcatcattttgcaaaaattccataataatatttcagtatattgtaattcaagtgttctgagagaaaactagacttctgcacctcctcatggctctgttttcaggctttaaaaaatcttgcctgtgacgggagactttgaccaatcatagGCTGCAGCAAAGCACTCAGTCAgtagagtaagagagagaggtcgtcacacaggtcatttcagagagagagagcgttcctattggctgtgctccagctggtgggcggtgcttgtatttcctcaacagatctcaatatggctgccgggtcacaaacttttaaagctaaatagtacactaaaagatgtttctgaaacatttgaggagagaaataggcattacagtaacagaatattgattcatatttgatcaacgctgcctagtttaattatttaaataatttgcactttatgatgatgatccacttatttattgttctgtgactgaatgttttaatgtttgtttttcactgcaaagagctgctaaactgtttttcgttgttttcaatgacaatgacaataaagtatctatctatctatctatctatctatctatctatctatatatatctagtttgaccgtttaatcggagttcgcaagtgattgacagtcgGCTCTCATAaatggcagctggacggcagactccagatcagctctgactgcttgttttcctccggtctgtgaaatcttgcagatgccattaggagcactggaggacacagaggaacattttttttttcagattacctgtctcatgcactactgtcaggatatagagactgttttatataatttttaatcatatttgctccatttctacccactgcagcctTAATTTCGTAACACCATTACTAGTTACCGTCTATTTCCCTTTATCTACAATTAAAATTAGTTCTGATCaagcatttagttttttttatactttattttttcgaggttgttttcatatacgCAATTTACagttcttaaagggactatttgtaagattcagaaatgctgcttaacagcgacacctgtggccttgaaatcaacgaaagtcagcgtcgagctcgcgcttgctcgctctacatagacatcaacgagcatcgctcaaaacagggaggtgacacacgtcagctaaaaccacaatatcactctatatttcaactgcttggcagtaatgttagcagacCAGTCAGAATATGaaaaagggtctgaatactCCATGAATCATCGCAGATcccagtgttggcttttcctgctcagtgcaggcttcagcagcggggctcctcaacgagttacttTATCGCCTCCCAAC
The nucleotide sequence above comes from Sebastes fasciatus isolate fSebFas1 chromosome 4, fSebFas1.pri, whole genome shotgun sequence. Encoded proteins:
- the LOC141765606 gene encoding uncharacterized protein LOC141765606 produces the protein MSNSDRVVLALGGAGTVGSGIVKGLLDKGFKVAVIARDSSRLERLQSLVSPSTKDNLTTIVGNVGSEEGAEQAKQALLKAVGKVTDIVSSLGFSWWQGGPPHTQSLKELHWVIETLLFSTFVSWKAFFPLVRDDSNCTYTFITGGAGEKLLMPGTGFLTVGAASTLAFCQVLREEYPEVPCKLNQVKINTGVATPERMAPGYLNHLDLGEAVATLVERRNTSHTVFTVSCPADLKTVLLEGNL